One genomic segment of Styela clava chromosome 3, kaStyClav1.hap1.2, whole genome shotgun sequence includes these proteins:
- the LOC120342549 gene encoding peptidase inhibitor 16-like — translation MEIFSLRAISIFLCFCVGAQAGEPIPLTQYQKDSIVNQLNDYRRQQGASDMYLVSWDSELAGGAADQAALCKFGYSAYAGMGYGETLAVIKKPTDVDDHLMSALSAWYDEINNMEEDGSCYRCGHYKQLVFAPTYKVGCGIATCSSDEKNIVCQFREGLIAGIPTFSKGPACSECPYYATCHDKLCKLPW, via the exons atggaaatttttagTTTACGAGCAATCTCTATTTTCCTCTGTTTTTGTGTTGGAGCTCAGGCGGGCG AACCTATACCCCTTACACAATATCAGAAAGATTCGATAGTCAATCAACTGAATGATTATCGCAGACAGCAAGGAGCGAGCGATATGTATCTTGTATCGTGGGATAGTGAGCTTGCCGGTGGTGCTGCTGATCAAGCCGC TTTGTGTAAATTCGGCTACAGTGCCTACGCTGGAATGGGATATGGTGAAACATTGGCAGTTATCAAAAAACCAACGGATGTTGATGATCACTTAATGTCTGCTTTGAGTGCGTGGTACGATGAG ATCAACAACATGGAAGAAGATGGCTCCTGTTATAGATGCGGACACTACAAGCAATTAGTCTTTGCTCCAACATACAAAGTTGGATGCGGAATAGCAACTTG TTCATCTGATGAAAAGAATATCGTGTGCCAGTTTAGAGAAGGTCTAATTGCGGG aaTTCCAACCTTCAGCAAAGGGCCAGCTTGCTCCGAATGTCCTTATTACGCTACATGCCATGATAAACTATGTAAGTTACCTTGGTGA
- the LOC120342527 gene encoding growth hormone secretagogue receptor type 1-like, with protein sequence MNNSIILPSSSLTTKLFNTSNTTSFEGLTTKSGQRNDFLTLAGAISCCTIVGILFVFGIFANALTILVVKKSADLKTSAFNVIICSLAFSDFISAWNSPFAVYRSTFGYRSYYLPTFFCKTTMAFKFWTSCVTIQHILVFTILRIAAIKFPHRMKIFTVYKAKILVMVIWIETFLANFIFYFWFPYVYSADEFNPLGVGCSAHKDQMKYITIYTNIAFPIFLWSPILTVVLLTFVLICLVIQRKRLRQKDRGSDVDVSKENFALLQLSLILLSFLIGYLPDAGYRLAARIRFENGQKFVERQTWILKLSSLLCLRISECLNPIFYNIASSTMRKATKTYVTTKLCFKQTKQDNNTTNADAPPRSTNKQVQINP encoded by the exons ATGAACAATTCTATCATTCTTCCATCTTCATCGTTGACAACCAAACTATTTAACACAAGCAATACAACATCTTTTGAAGGATTAACTACAAAAAGCGG GCAGAGAAATGATTTTTTGACGCTTGCTGGAGCAATTTCATGTTGTACTATTGTGGgtatattatttgtatttggaATTTTTGCAAATGCATTGACAATACTTGTTGTAAAAAAGTCAGCAGATTTAAAAAC ATCTGCGTTCAACGTAATAATATGTAGTCTTGCATTTTCGGATTTCATATCTGCTTGGAATAGTCCGTTCGCTGTTTATCGATCAACATTCGGTTATCGCTCATACTATTTACCAACATTTTTTTGCAAG ACGACAATGGCTTTTAAATTTTGGACCAGTTGTGTAACTATTCAACATATTCTTGTGTTTACAATACTTCGTATTGCTGCAATAAAATTTCCTCATCGTATGAAGATATTTACCGTCTATAAAGCAAAG ATACTTGTGATGGTTATTTGGATAGAAACATTTTtggcaaattttattttctacttCTGGTTCCCATACGTTTATTCTGCAGATGAATTCAATCCTCTAGGCGTTGGATGTAGTGCACACAAGGATCA GATGAAGTACATAactatatatacaaatatagcCTTTCCAATATTTCTTTGGTCTCCAATATTAACAGTTGTTCTGTTAACATTTGTATTAATTTGCTTGGTGATACAAAGAAAAAGACTTCGCCAGAAAG ATAGAGGATCTGATGTTGATGTGAGCAAAGAAAATTTTGCTCTTCTACAGCTTTCACTCATACTGTTGTCATTTTTGATCGGATATCTTCCCGATGCAG GTTATCGATTAGCGGCGAGAATTCGATTCGAAAACGGCCAAAAATTTGTTGAAAGACAAACATGGATACTTAAATTATCATCACTTTTGTGCTTGAGAATATCCGAATGTTTAAATCCTATATTCTACAACATTGCATCAAG CACAATGCGGAAAGCCACAAAGACATATGTGACAACAAAACTTTGTTTTAAACAAACTAAACAAGACAACAATACAACAAATGCAGATGCCCCACCAAGATCCACTAACAAACAAGTGCAAATCAATCCTTGA
- the LOC120342554 gene encoding myosin catalytic light chain, smooth muscle-like codes for MEFTEQQIEDVREAYELFSDSDGKTIYYHQVGDVIRALGECPTNEDVMKYMGNPSQEELKTKKMTVEEFLPVLSQIQKLAKQGSYEDFVEGLRVFDKDGNGTLRGAEIRHILTTLGERMSTSKVATMMHGQEDSSGTINYSDFSKFLLEKKI; via the exons gAATTTACAGAACAACAAATTGAAG ATGTCAGAGAAGCTTACGAACTTTTCTCCGATTCCGATGGTAAAACGATCTACTATCACCAGGTTGGTGACGTCATTAGAGCACTCGGTGAATGTCCCACTAATGAAGACGTCATGAAATACATGGGAAATCCTAGTCAAGAAG aactcaaaacaaaaaaaatgacagTCGAAGAATTTTTACCAGTATTGTCACAAATTCAAAAACTAGCAAAACAAGGAAGCTACGAAGATTTTGTTGAAGGATTACGAGTATTTGATAAAGACGGCAATGGTACATTGAGAGGAGCTGAAATCAGACATATTTTGACAACTTTAG GTGAAAGAATGTCAACTAGCAAAGTAGCAACAATGATGCATGGACAAGAAGATTCGAGCGGAACCATCAACTATTCAG ACTTCAGCAAATTTCTTCTCGAGAAAAAGATTTAA